The Roseateles sp. XES5 genome window below encodes:
- a CDS encoding ABC transporter ATP-binding protein, which produces MSSIALEKVVKRYGAFEVVHGIDLTIENGEFVVLLGPSGCGKTTTLRMVAGLEDVSGGKLSIGGRVVNDVAPKDRGIAMVFQNYALYPHMTVRQNMEFALRPLKLAPGEVDRRVRETAAILGLDALLARKPSALSGGQRQRVAMGRAMVRTPDVFLFDEPLSNLDAKLRTQVRWEIGKLHKRLGTTVLYVTHDQVEAMTLADKIVIMRDGHVEQVGSPEDVYTRPANTFVATFIGSPAMNLVPARQMGGKLQAEAFTLPLPDRFTGRLTEGQAVLIGIRPSDVTLVSADAPGALRATVEVTEYLGDDALLDLRVGPHELIAQVPAASRPANDASVHIAFNTAGLHLFDAATGATLLS; this is translated from the coding sequence ATGTCGTCCATCGCACTGGAAAAAGTGGTCAAGCGCTACGGCGCGTTCGAGGTCGTGCACGGCATTGACCTGACGATCGAAAATGGAGAGTTCGTCGTGCTTCTCGGTCCTTCCGGCTGCGGGAAAACCACGACCCTGCGCATGGTGGCCGGGCTGGAAGACGTCTCCGGCGGAAAGCTCTCGATCGGCGGCCGCGTCGTCAACGACGTGGCCCCGAAAGATCGCGGCATCGCCATGGTCTTCCAGAACTACGCGCTCTACCCGCACATGACCGTTCGGCAGAACATGGAATTCGCCCTGCGTCCATTGAAGCTCGCGCCCGGCGAAGTCGACCGCCGCGTTCGCGAGACCGCCGCCATCCTCGGCCTCGATGCGCTGCTGGCGCGCAAACCCTCGGCGCTGTCGGGCGGCCAGCGCCAGCGCGTCGCGATGGGCCGCGCCATGGTCCGGACCCCCGACGTCTTCCTGTTCGACGAACCCCTGTCCAACCTCGACGCAAAGCTGCGTACCCAGGTGCGATGGGAGATCGGCAAGCTGCACAAGCGGCTTGGCACCACCGTGCTCTACGTTACCCACGACCAGGTTGAAGCCATGACGCTGGCCGACAAGATCGTCATCATGCGGGATGGCCATGTCGAACAGGTCGGCAGTCCGGAAGACGTTTACACCCGGCCCGCCAATACCTTCGTCGCGACCTTCATCGGCAGCCCGGCCATGAATCTCGTGCCGGCACGCCAGATGGGCGGAAAGCTGCAAGCCGAGGCCTTCACCCTCCCCCTGCCCGACCGTTTCACCGGTCGCCTGACGGAGGGTCAGGCCGTGCTGATCGGCATCCGCCCATCGGATGTCACTTTGGTGTCTGCGGATGCACCCGGCGCCCTGCGCGCCACCGTCGAGGTGACCGAATATCTCGGCGACGACGCGCTCCTCGATCTGCGGGTCGGTCCTCACGAACTGATCGCGCAGGTCCCCGCGGCAAGCCGCCCGGCAAATGACGCGTCGGTTCACATCGCCTTCAACACCGCCGGCCTGCATCTCTTCGATGCGGCGACCGGCGCCACGCTTCTTTCCTGA
- a CDS encoding sugar ABC transporter substrate-binding protein: MSTFIKDFIERETVSRRNFLFAAAAGMGAAAVPGLFGGGAARAALTDPAIAWSYRDRASAYWNSVVSGGEAFVESLGKPKSALVSLINEGSTEKSLADIKAFLAKNNGNCAIACDANDSPNARPVVEAVQAAGAYISTIWNKTDDLHPWDFGDNYVSHMTWSDEKPAEETARILFEAMGGEGGVVHLGGIAANNPAVERLAGLKNALKDFPKIELLDAQPADWDTQKGAALMASFLTRYGDKIKGVHCANDNIAYGVIEALRAEGIENMPIVAYDGNPEAVQMVMDGQLLATVFTNPHWGGGISAALAYHAAIGTFKPSEEPKEHREFYGPTILVTAKDAAEFKAKYLDSVPAYDWKDFWGPSNGQIQYKA; this comes from the coding sequence ATGTCGACCTTTATCAAGGATTTCATCGAGCGCGAGACGGTTAGCCGCCGCAATTTTCTGTTTGCCGCCGCCGCCGGCATGGGCGCTGCTGCGGTGCCCGGGCTGTTCGGCGGTGGAGCCGCCCGCGCCGCGCTGACGGATCCGGCGATTGCCTGGAGCTACCGTGACCGCGCTTCGGCCTATTGGAACTCGGTCGTTTCGGGCGGCGAGGCCTTCGTGGAATCGCTCGGCAAGCCGAAGAGCGCGCTGGTCAGCCTGATCAACGAGGGCTCCACGGAAAAGTCGCTGGCCGATATCAAGGCCTTCCTTGCCAAGAACAACGGCAATTGCGCCATTGCCTGCGATGCCAATGACAGCCCGAACGCCCGCCCCGTCGTTGAGGCCGTTCAGGCCGCCGGCGCCTATATCTCGACGATCTGGAACAAGACCGACGACCTGCATCCCTGGGATTTCGGCGACAATTATGTCTCGCACATGACCTGGTCGGACGAGAAGCCGGCGGAAGAGACCGCGCGCATCCTCTTCGAAGCCATGGGCGGCGAGGGCGGCGTGGTTCACCTCGGTGGCATCGCGGCCAACAATCCCGCCGTCGAGCGTCTTGCCGGCCTCAAGAATGCGCTGAAGGATTTCCCGAAGATCGAACTGCTCGACGCGCAGCCGGCCGACTGGGATACCCAGAAGGGCGCAGCTCTCATGGCCTCGTTCCTCACGCGTTACGGCGACAAGATCAAGGGCGTCCATTGCGCCAACGACAACATCGCCTATGGCGTCATCGAGGCGCTGCGTGCCGAAGGCATCGAGAACATGCCGATCGTCGCCTATGACGGCAATCCGGAAGCCGTGCAGATGGTCATGGACGGGCAGCTTCTCGCCACCGTCTTCACCAATCCGCATTGGGGCGGCGGCATCAGCGCGGCCCTTGCCTATCATGCGGCCATCGGCACGTTCAAACCGTCCGAAGAGCCGAAGGAACACCGCGAATTCTACGGTCCGACGATCCTCGTGACGGCCAAGGACGCGGCGGAATTCAAGGCGAAGTACCTCGATTCCGTGCCGGCCTACGACTGGAAGGACTTCTGGGGGCCGTCGAACGGCCAGATCCAGTACAAGGCCTGA
- a CDS encoding carbohydrate ABC transporter permease: MNKPSTRQAILVYLLLAVVLIVFLTPIYLVASSSVKPAPIMFQKPPAFFFTPTWEHYHVLFTARPFLKFIGNSLIVALGSTAISLVFGSLAAYAISRIRHRRMNDVAFWILSLRMFPPITVVVPYYIIFKTAGLLDTPLALIIVYSTANIPLVVWLMKGFFDEVPSALEEAAMVDGYGILETFWRVTLPLAAPGLAVSAVFCFIFSWNEFLFALMLTGSKAQTATVAVMSFWSSDAVQWGRIMAGSFIILIPGVVFVLTCQRWLVRGLTMGSVK, from the coding sequence ATGAACAAGCCCTCTACCCGTCAGGCCATTCTCGTCTATCTGCTTCTCGCCGTGGTGCTGATCGTCTTTCTGACGCCGATCTATCTCGTCGCGTCCTCATCGGTGAAACCCGCACCGATCATGTTCCAGAAACCGCCGGCGTTCTTCTTCACCCCGACCTGGGAGCACTATCACGTGCTCTTCACGGCGCGGCCCTTCCTGAAGTTCATCGGCAACAGCCTGATCGTCGCCCTCGGTTCGACGGCCATCAGCCTCGTCTTCGGATCGCTCGCCGCCTATGCGATCAGCCGCATCCGGCACAGACGCATGAACGACGTCGCCTTCTGGATCCTGTCGCTGCGCATGTTCCCGCCAATCACGGTGGTCGTCCCCTACTACATCATCTTCAAGACCGCCGGCCTGCTCGATACGCCGCTCGCCCTGATCATCGTCTATTCCACCGCCAACATTCCGCTGGTCGTCTGGCTGATGAAGGGCTTCTTCGACGAGGTCCCCTCGGCCCTGGAGGAGGCGGCCATGGTCGACGGCTACGGCATCCTCGAAACCTTCTGGCGGGTCACGCTGCCGCTCGCGGCGCCCGGCCTCGCGGTCTCGGCGGTGTTCTGCTTCATCTTCTCCTGGAACGAGTTCCTGTTCGCCCTGATGCTGACAGGCTCGAAGGCGCAGACCGCGACCGTTGCCGTCATGTCCTTCTGGTCGTCGGACGCAGTCCAGTGGGGCCGCATCATGGCCGGTTCCTTCATCATCCTCATCCCCGGCGTCGTCTTCGTGCTGACCTGCCAGCGTTGGCTGGTGCGCGGCCTGACGATGGGCTCAGTCAAGTAA
- a CDS encoding ABC transporter permease — MTRRLSRETMIKWAPLLVLIALVIFFTALNPTFFSLRNFARIAIAAAPALMVAVGVTFIIVMGSIDLSMEGTVSLTAVSFAFIFAQLGGSLAGLGWIAIPLVLVLGGLIGLLNGLVHVKLKIPSFMASLAMGFVGTGAAILLTGGDIVKVSDATFRGLLTVRWLGFPLMVYVAAFFLFLGWFIQTHTALGRNFYAVGGGEDLAHASGLNVTRVRVTGFALAGVFYAIAAMLVVARIGQAESVTGANFMFVSITSVVVGGVALWGGIGGVWNALVGVLIVNVIDNGMVVIGLPDFLQDGVLGLLVILAVVLSTDRKMVSFVK; from the coding sequence GTGACACGTCGCCTATCGCGCGAAACCATGATCAAATGGGCGCCGCTCCTGGTGCTGATCGCGCTTGTGATCTTTTTCACCGCGCTCAACCCGACCTTCTTTTCGCTGCGCAACTTCGCCCGTATCGCGATTGCCGCGGCTCCGGCGCTTATGGTCGCCGTCGGCGTCACCTTCATCATCGTCATGGGGTCGATCGACCTTTCCATGGAGGGAACGGTCTCGCTGACGGCCGTCTCCTTCGCCTTCATCTTCGCCCAGCTCGGTGGCTCGCTTGCGGGTCTCGGCTGGATCGCCATTCCCTTGGTGCTCGTTCTCGGCGGCCTGATCGGGCTCTTGAACGGGCTGGTGCATGTGAAGTTGAAAATCCCCTCCTTCATGGCCAGCCTCGCCATGGGCTTCGTCGGCACGGGGGCGGCGATCCTGCTCACCGGCGGTGACATCGTGAAGGTCAGCGACGCGACGTTCCGCGGTCTGCTCACGGTCCGCTGGCTCGGCTTCCCGCTGATGGTCTATGTCGCGGCGTTCTTCCTCTTCCTCGGTTGGTTCATCCAGACGCATACGGCGCTGGGCCGCAACTTCTACGCCGTCGGCGGCGGTGAAGATCTCGCGCATGCTTCCGGTCTCAACGTGACCCGCGTCCGCGTGACCGGTTTCGCCCTGGCCGGCGTCTTCTATGCCATCGCCGCGATGCTCGTCGTCGCCCGCATCGGGCAGGCGGAATCCGTGACCGGCGCGAACTTCATGTTCGTCTCCATCACTTCGGTGGTCGTTGGCGGCGTGGCGCTCTGGGGCGGCATCGGCGGCGTTTGGAACGCGCTTGTCGGCGTGTTGATCGTCAACGTCATCGACAACGGCATGGTCGTCATCGGCCTGCCCGATTTCCTCCAGGACGGCGTCCTCGGTCTTCTCGTCATTCTTGCGGTGGTGCTGTCGACCGACCGCAAGATGGTTTCTTTCGTGAAGTGA
- a CDS encoding extracellular solute-binding protein, whose amino-acid sequence MRTIRTLAYATALCIGTAGSAMAEKPFEGVELKMLGIGDTSVTRLAPIVGEFEALTGAKVQIDMLPYPGLVDKIIIESSSDSPSYQLLWVDSPWVGMLGEAGALVDLTDFAKRDAAEIKLDDIIPIQLQENTWQGQLLAFPASGMTWLNQYRADLFENAEEQAAFKAKYGYDLAAPTTWDQYRDIAEFFTRKKGANAGGKPLENDLYGVSQSYSRVQGAITHDYFPFMRSFGGDYWDPATGLCAMTGEPHIKAAAYMKSLIPFNPPDYLGLMWDIQSGYMERGEAAQAAYWSVRSVRLTNPAEAKLAEIGKAGFAANPTDGGKAEPTYTGALSFAINAKVSDKEKEAAWAFIKWSTSEELMRRFANEGNGVSQFRKAILSDPELQQKYPYYKVLLDSQVNAKRRIFHPFYQDVEETFGVELNKFMAGETATAEEALTTACNAVNSRLKMFPKETLLRWIDDVPAKVLAD is encoded by the coding sequence ATGAGAACTATACGAACTCTCGCCTACGCCACGGCCCTTTGCATCGGGACCGCCGGCTCGGCCATGGCCGAAAAGCCGTTCGAAGGCGTCGAACTCAAGATGCTGGGTATCGGCGACACGTCCGTCACGCGCCTCGCCCCGATCGTCGGGGAATTCGAAGCGCTCACCGGCGCGAAGGTACAGATCGACATGCTCCCCTATCCGGGTCTTGTCGACAAGATCATCATCGAGTCGAGTTCCGACTCGCCCTCCTATCAATTGCTCTGGGTCGACAGCCCCTGGGTCGGCATGCTCGGCGAGGCCGGCGCTCTCGTCGACCTGACGGATTTCGCCAAGCGAGACGCCGCGGAAATAAAGCTCGACGACATCATCCCCATCCAGTTGCAGGAAAATACCTGGCAGGGCCAGCTTCTCGCCTTCCCGGCCTCCGGCATGACCTGGCTCAACCAGTACCGGGCCGACCTCTTCGAAAACGCCGAGGAGCAGGCGGCGTTCAAGGCAAAATACGGCTACGACCTCGCGGCCCCGACGACCTGGGACCAGTACCGGGACATCGCCGAATTCTTCACCCGCAAGAAGGGCGCGAATGCCGGTGGCAAGCCGCTGGAAAACGACCTCTATGGCGTCAGCCAGTCCTACAGCCGCGTGCAGGGCGCCATCACGCATGACTACTTTCCGTTCATGCGTTCGTTCGGCGGCGACTACTGGGATCCCGCGACCGGCCTCTGCGCCATGACGGGTGAACCGCACATCAAGGCGGCCGCATACATGAAATCGCTGATCCCCTTCAATCCGCCGGACTATCTCGGCCTGATGTGGGATATCCAGTCCGGTTACATGGAGCGCGGCGAGGCGGCGCAGGCCGCCTACTGGTCGGTCCGCTCGGTGCGTTTGACCAATCCCGCCGAAGCCAAGCTGGCGGAAATCGGCAAGGCCGGCTTCGCGGCCAATCCGACCGATGGCGGCAAGGCCGAACCGACCTATACCGGCGCGCTCTCCTTCGCGATCAACGCCAAGGTTTCGGACAAGGAAAAGGAAGCCGCCTGGGCCTTCATCAAGTGGTCGACGAGTGAAGAGCTGATGCGGCGCTTCGCCAATGAAGGCAACGGCGTCAGCCAGTTCCGCAAGGCAATCCTCTCCGACCCCGAACTGCAGCAGAAGTACCCCTACTACAAGGTTCTGCTCGACAGCCAGGTCAACGCCAAGCGCCGGATCTTCCATCCGTTCTACCAGGATGTCGAAGAAACCTTCGGTGTCGAACTGAACAAGTTCATGGCGGGCGAAACCGCGACCGCCGAGGAAGCCCTCACCACGGCCTGCAACGCGGTCAACTCCCGTCTGAAGATGTTCCCGAAGGAAACGCTTCTGCGCTGGATCGACGACGTGCCCGCGAAAGTCCTTGCCGACTGA
- a CDS encoding GMC family oxidoreductase: METDYIIVGGGSAGCVIAARLTEDADTTALLLEAGGRDRSVLFHWPAGFAKMTKGIASWGWSTVPQKHLQDRVLWFTQAKVIGGGSSINAQIYTRGNRRDYDGWAEEHGCTGWGYREVLPYFKRAEGNERFADAFHGTEGPLGVSMPRATLPVCEAFVRAGQQWGMPYNPDFNGRDQAGVGFYQLTQRDVRRSSVAGTYLRDAEPRRNLTVETDAQVRRIILAGGRAIGVEMMDGTVRHARREVILTAGAIGSPRLLMLSGIGPADHLRNVGVEVRHHLPGVGENLQDHIDICVLAECTGPHSYDGVLRPDRMIAAGLQYLALKSGPVASSLFETGGFWYADENAAWPDMQFHLGQGSGIEKGIATINGWGITLNSALMRPRSRGTVRLASADPAAAPLIDPNYWSDPYDREMSLRGLEMARDILRQPALRPYLRHEVLPGERVKDREALFDYACRMAKTDHHPVGTCRMGTDDMAVVDPQLRVRGISGLRVCDASIMPRINSSNTNAPTIMIGEKASDLIRGRPPLPAATLKEEAMPQRTMA; encoded by the coding sequence ATGGAGACGGATTACATTATCGTCGGCGGCGGATCGGCGGGCTGCGTCATTGCGGCCCGGCTGACGGAAGATGCGGACACGACGGCTCTCCTGCTGGAGGCAGGCGGGCGCGACCGCTCGGTTCTGTTCCACTGGCCGGCGGGCTTTGCCAAGATGACGAAAGGCATTGCCAGTTGGGGCTGGTCCACCGTGCCGCAGAAGCATCTGCAGGATCGCGTGCTCTGGTTCACCCAGGCAAAGGTGATCGGCGGCGGTTCAAGCATCAATGCCCAGATCTACACCCGCGGGAACCGTCGGGACTATGACGGCTGGGCCGAGGAACACGGCTGCACCGGCTGGGGCTATCGCGAAGTCCTTCCCTATTTCAAGCGCGCCGAAGGGAACGAGCGGTTTGCCGACGCCTTTCACGGCACGGAAGGTCCGCTCGGCGTGTCGATGCCGCGCGCCACGCTGCCGGTCTGCGAGGCCTTCGTGCGTGCCGGGCAGCAATGGGGCATGCCCTACAACCCCGATTTCAACGGGCGCGATCAGGCCGGGGTCGGCTTCTATCAACTGACGCAACGGGACGTCCGCCGGTCTTCCGTGGCAGGAACCTATCTTCGTGACGCCGAGCCGCGCCGAAATCTCACGGTCGAGACGGACGCCCAGGTGCGCCGGATCATCCTTGCCGGAGGCCGGGCGATCGGCGTCGAGATGATGGACGGAACGGTTCGTCACGCGCGCCGGGAGGTGATCCTGACGGCAGGGGCCATCGGTTCGCCGCGTCTCCTGATGCTTTCGGGCATCGGGCCGGCCGATCATCTGCGAAATGTCGGCGTCGAGGTACGGCACCATCTGCCGGGCGTCGGCGAAAATCTGCAGGACCACATCGACATCTGCGTGCTGGCCGAATGCACCGGGCCACACTCCTATGACGGCGTCCTGCGGCCTGACCGGATGATCGCCGCCGGCCTGCAATATCTCGCCCTGAAGTCCGGGCCGGTCGCGTCCTCGCTCTTCGAGACCGGCGGCTTCTGGTACGCCGATGAGAATGCCGCATGGCCGGACATGCAGTTTCACCTGGGTCAAGGCTCGGGCATCGAAAAGGGCATAGCCACCATCAACGGCTGGGGGATAACCCTCAACTCCGCCCTCATGCGTCCGCGCTCGCGCGGCACCGTGCGGCTTGCTTCGGCCGATCCTGCCGCCGCACCTCTGATCGACCCGAACTACTGGTCGGATCCATATGACCGGGAGATGTCACTGCGCGGCCTGGAAATGGCACGCGACATTCTGCGCCAGCCCGCATTGCGCCCGTATCTGCGCCATGAGGTCCTGCCGGGAGAAAGGGTGAAGGACCGGGAAGCGCTCTTCGACTACGCGTGCCGCATGGCCAAGACGGACCACCACCCCGTCGGCACCTGCCGCATGGGAACGGATGACATGGCGGTGGTCGATCCGCAATTGCGCGTGCGCGGCATAAGCGGGCTCAGGGTCTGCGACGCATCGATCATGCCGCGCATCAATTCATCCAACACCAATGCGCCGACGATCATGATCGGCGAAAAGGCCAGCGATCTCATTCGCGGCCGACCACCCTTGCCCGCGGCCACCCTGAAGGAAGAGGCAATGCCGCAACGGACAATGGCCTGA
- a CDS encoding LacI family DNA-binding transcriptional regulator gives MKRSGIKEVAAAAGVSVATASHVLSGTGRPSEATRKRVLEVADALGFIRDASAARLRTGKSNLVGVILNNIVNPFFSELVASLEATVYEAGGLTLLATAQNDLVRQERLLASMVAQGVGSVILSPVHGSTAEDLTPVLAHGLRLVVCVRDVVGSKAAFVGVDDEKSGYLAADCLLSAGHRSMVFIGGYPHTTTWDGRCAGIRRALADRDMPEAACRMLPGLLHPDFAEEKMLALASQGILPNAVICFNDDQASGAYRAARKLGMAVGRDISIVGFDNIPQGRILEPELTTVDIRPALIGRTSAEIALRKAPRHGEPEPRHRLDPSLVRRNSVISP, from the coding sequence ATGAAGCGCTCGGGGATCAAGGAAGTCGCGGCCGCGGCCGGGGTATCGGTCGCAACAGCCTCCCATGTGCTGTCGGGAACCGGCCGGCCCTCCGAAGCGACACGCAAGCGCGTGCTCGAAGTCGCCGATGCGCTCGGGTTCATTCGCGACGCTTCCGCAGCGCGCCTGCGCACCGGGAAATCCAATCTCGTCGGCGTCATTCTCAACAACATCGTCAACCCGTTCTTCAGTGAACTCGTCGCCTCCCTTGAAGCAACGGTCTATGAAGCCGGCGGCCTGACACTCCTCGCGACAGCCCAGAACGACCTCGTGCGGCAGGAACGGCTCCTCGCGTCCATGGTGGCGCAAGGCGTCGGCAGCGTCATCCTTTCCCCGGTTCACGGCAGCACCGCCGAAGACTTGACCCCCGTTCTCGCGCACGGCTTGCGGCTGGTCGTCTGCGTTCGCGACGTCGTCGGCAGCAAGGCCGCCTTCGTCGGCGTCGACGACGAAAAGTCCGGCTATCTCGCCGCCGATTGCCTGCTGTCGGCGGGACACCGATCGATGGTCTTCATCGGGGGCTACCCGCACACCACGACATGGGATGGCCGTTGCGCCGGCATTCGCCGGGCGCTTGCCGATAGGGACATGCCCGAAGCGGCTTGCCGGATGCTGCCGGGCCTCCTGCACCCGGATTTCGCCGAGGAAAAGATGCTTGCGCTCGCGTCTCAGGGCATTTTGCCGAACGCGGTGATCTGCTTCAACGACGACCAGGCGTCCGGGGCCTATCGTGCGGCGCGCAAGCTGGGCATGGCCGTCGGGCGCGACATCTCCATCGTCGGCTTCGACAACATCCCGCAAGGCCGCATCCTGGAACCCGAACTGACGACAGTCGACATCCGGCCGGCACTCATCGGCCGCACCTCCGCCGAAATCGCGCTTCGCAAGGCCCCGAGGCACGGCGAACCCGAGCCGCGGCACAGGCTCGACCCGTCGCTCGTCCGTCGCAACTCCGTCATCTCGCCCTGA
- a CDS encoding carbohydrate ABC transporter permease, which translates to MAYQATRNRRIFLLFLLPVVAVLFLTTIYPMLYAGWLSFRNYDLAKPFIPRIFVGWANYAEILSSGSFLHALATTLKLMLMTLSIQLVLGVGIALLVTQRLPGMGLARTLLLIPMMISPVIVGLVWLFLYFPELGYLNYFLGLVGLSGVGWITTTNWALWAIAIADIWQWTPFIMMGTAAALHSLSPEPYEAALIDGNSRWDVFWRVTLPQLKPVLVSLMFLRAIDAFKIYDVIFVLTKGGPGDSTEVLSMFIYRESFTFWRMGMGAAASFVSLAIITILVTFFFKSLNRDRAATE; encoded by the coding sequence ATGGCCTATCAAGCAACGCGCAACAGGCGCATCTTCCTTCTTTTCCTGCTGCCCGTCGTCGCCGTCCTTTTCCTCACGACGATCTATCCGATGCTCTATGCGGGGTGGCTATCGTTCCGTAACTACGACCTCGCCAAGCCCTTCATTCCGCGCATCTTCGTCGGTTGGGCGAACTATGCCGAGATTCTGTCTTCCGGCTCGTTCCTGCATGCGCTCGCCACGACCCTGAAACTCATGCTGATGACGCTCTCCATCCAGCTTGTGCTCGGCGTCGGCATTGCGCTTCTCGTCACCCAGCGGCTGCCCGGAATGGGTCTCGCGCGGACCCTCCTTCTGATCCCGATGATGATCTCGCCCGTCATCGTGGGGCTCGTCTGGCTTTTCCTCTACTTCCCGGAACTCGGCTACCTCAACTATTTCCTCGGCCTCGTCGGCCTGTCCGGCGTCGGCTGGATCACCACCACCAACTGGGCGCTCTGGGCGATCGCGATCGCCGATATCTGGCAATGGACGCCCTTCATCATGATGGGCACCGCGGCTGCATTGCATTCGCTGTCGCCAGAGCCTTACGAGGCTGCCCTGATCGACGGCAATTCGCGCTGGGACGTCTTCTGGCGGGTGACGCTGCCGCAGTTGAAGCCGGTGCTGGTCAGCCTGATGTTCCTGCGCGCGATCGACGCCTTCAAGATCTACGACGTCATCTTCGTGCTCACGAAGGGGGGCCCGGGCGATTCCACCGAAGTGCTCTCCATGTTCATCTACCGCGAGTCCTTCACCTTCTGGCGCATGGGCATGGGCGCGGCCGCCTCCTTTGTCTCTCTCGCCATCATCACCATCCTCGTCACCTTCTTCTTCAAGTCGCTGAACCGCGACCGCGCGGCGACGGAGTAG
- a CDS encoding VOC family protein, with protein sequence MKVYGMQHVGFTVPDLDEAVAFFTKLFGAVECLSTGLVDVDDAYMQRRLGVAGNTRIEDIRVLRVGNGTNLEIFRYSGDAEPDAPLKRNSQPGGYHLAFQVDDCIAAADRLRAENVEVLDGPTYVDGGPMEGLTWCYLKAPWGQFLEIVSMDGPLGAERAGGPAQWSPAIN encoded by the coding sequence ATGAAAGTTTACGGAATGCAGCATGTGGGCTTCACGGTGCCCGATCTCGACGAAGCCGTGGCGTTCTTCACGAAGCTGTTCGGTGCGGTGGAATGCCTGTCGACCGGCCTCGTCGACGTCGATGACGCGTACATGCAGCGACGCCTCGGCGTGGCGGGCAATACGCGCATCGAGGATATCCGGGTGCTGCGCGTCGGCAACGGCACCAATCTGGAAATCTTCCGCTATTCCGGCGATGCCGAACCCGATGCGCCGCTGAAGCGCAACAGCCAGCCCGGCGGCTACCATCTCGCCTTCCAGGTCGACGACTGCATCGCCGCCGCCGATCGGCTTCGCGCTGAAAATGTCGAGGTGCTGGACGGGCCGACCTATGTCGATGGCGGCCCGATGGAGGGACTGACCTGGTGCTACCTGAAGGCACCCTGGGGGCAGTTCCTCGAAATCGTCAGCATGGACGGACCGCTGGGCGCCGAGCGCGCGGGCGGCCCGGCACAGTGGTCGCCCGCAATCAACTGA
- a CDS encoding TetR family transcriptional regulator: MTGEQTEKPGRKPRIRDAEATKARILDAAKKEFAKNGLGGARVDDIADKAKANKRMIYHYFESKEGLFQTVLEDAYLDIRSAEQKLHLEDLEPKAALEKLVRFTWEYYLKNPEFLTLVNSENLHRAKHLKKSEIIKVSSRKLVNMVSTILERGVKAGVFRDGVDPVQLNITIAAVGYYYLTNRFTGTIIYERDLMAKDALEQRIQFNIETIMRLVTV; encoded by the coding sequence ATGACCGGCGAACAGACAGAAAAACCGGGGCGCAAGCCCCGCATTCGCGACGCCGAGGCCACCAAGGCGCGTATCCTTGACGCGGCCAAAAAAGAATTTGCGAAGAACGGCTTAGGCGGGGCGCGCGTCGATGATATCGCCGACAAGGCGAAAGCCAACAAGCGCATGATCTACCACTATTTCGAGAGCAAGGAGGGCCTATTCCAGACGGTTCTCGAAGACGCCTATCTCGACATCCGCAGCGCCGAGCAGAAACTGCATCTGGAAGATCTCGAGCCCAAGGCAGCGCTCGAAAAACTGGTGCGCTTCACCTGGGAATATTATCTGAAGAACCCGGAATTCCTCACCCTGGTCAACAGCGAGAACCTCCATCGCGCCAAGCATCTCAAGAAGTCGGAGATCATCAAGGTTTCAAGCCGCAAGCTCGTCAACATGGTCTCGACCATCCTGGAGCGCGGGGTGAAAGCGGGCGTATTCCGGGACGGCGTCGATCCCGTGCAGCTCAACATCACCATTGCCGCCGTCGGCTATTATTATCTGACGAACCGCTTTACCGGGACGATCATCTATGAGCGCGATCTCATGGCGAAGGACGCGCTGGAACAGCGCATCCAGTTCAATATCGAGACGATCATGCGGCTCGTCACGGTTTGA